GCGCGGGCGATTACTATTCCAGCGCCGAGGAACTCAGCAAATGTTGCTCCGCTTGCCACATCCATTAACATGTCGTGTTTCCCAAGTGCTTGCTTCGAGGGCGCGCTACAAATGTTTTTCCACATGGCATGTCCTTATTCATCGTGGTGTTGCCCTGTTCTAGCGCCAAGGAACTCAGCAGATGTTGCTCAGCTTGCCACCGCCATTAACGTGTTGTGTTTACCGAGTTCACTCTACACGGCACTCGACAAAGCTTTTCATATATGTTTGCTGAGTGCCTGTGGAAAAGAACCTCGGCAAATTAATTTTGCCAGGAGGCATCTAGCCAAGTCGGTGTCTTACGAGTGTGCTTTCTCGAATGTCTTTGACGCTTGGCAAAATTGGATATTTCCGTAGTGAGTAGGATCCTGGGACACGGCATTCCTTCATTCAGGCTCAGCTGCACCCGCgctgacgaaaaaaatcaaaacaaatactagaaaaattcaaaaaatttaaattttttgcGTGCTAGATAATTTTATGCATAAGGTCCTctccaaatttcaactcatttggacaatTGAGCAGCTCTCGGTAAAAAAGACAAAATCggggtctgtaaaaaagtttactgttcacgcactgttctgacccgatttgtcttttttgcctagAGCTGCTCATATgttcaaatgagttgaaatttgaaGCGGACCTCACGTATCAAATTATCTACCACGCAAAAGTTTCTaggattttttaaattttttattatttgttttgattTGTTTTCTGGCCGCCgggagcagatgagcctgggcaccgagttGGATTTCCGATAGGAAATCATATCTTGTAGACATAGGACTTTTATACGTCACGTGTAGCACATGTGTACCATGAATCCATGATCCTAGCTAGGCTTATCGTAACCCTCAAAAAAGCTTGGCTGATCCTGGTACTAAATACACTGTATAGAACAAAATAGTGAATCCGTAAATCCATGATCCGTTCTATGATCGGATACTACTAGGATTCGGCCACAGATTACGGTTCGGAGGCGTACATCTCAAGTTAGCCATGGTAGCGTTGGAAGTGAAATATATAGCTTTATAAAATCACAAATTTGACACCCCTCCCGTATTCTCCGTCTGTCCAGCCGCCGGACATGAAGAAGAATTCTGCTACTTCGGCGGCGGTGCCTGCGACCAATAAGAACGAAGCCGAGGCAGTTCCCACGGCCAAGAACATGAGGGCAGCCAAGAGGCGTAGGTCTGATGGGACCGCCGGACGCAGGGCACCGAAAAGGGCACGCGATCTCCCTAGGCCCAGCCACGGCGATCTCATCAGCAGCCTTCCCGATGACATCTTTGAggccatcatctccctcctccccatCAAGGACGGCGTTCGCACGCAGGCCGTCGCCCGGGGATGGCGTCCGCTGTGGCGCTCAGCGCCTCTCGATCTCGACGCCACGGACATGtgctccaacaaatataagtgcaTATCCGTCGTCTCCGGCATCCTCTGTGACCACCTTGGGCCGGCCCGCCGCTTCACGTTCGAAAACATCTGCCTCCACAAATCAAAAAAAGGGTATATCATGGATGATGCTTGGATCGAGCGCTGGTTTCGCTCCCGGTGCCTCGACAACCTCGAGGAGCTTGATATCAGCTTCCGGCTGTTGGGTAACGCAGACGTGTCCAGGAACCGGTACCCGCTGCCATCGTCCGTGCTCCGCTTGGCACCGACTCTAGTTGTGGCCACATTCGGCGTGTGCAGGTTCCCAAGTGAGATTGCACCTTGTCTGGATTTTCCCCTCCTCCGGCATCTCACTCTATGGAGTATTAGCGTCTCGGAGGAAGCCCTGCATGTGCTGCTCTCTGCCTGCCATGTTTTGGAAACCCTATTTCTGCAGGATATTCGTGACATCGACTGCCTTCGTGTTAGCTCGCCAACTCTGAGGATCATCTGGTTCATCGCTACTCCCTTGGGAAGACAAGAATTGTTTATTGAGGACGTCCCTCACCTTGAAAGGCTACTTTTTCCACGCTTAGATGGTGAGACCATTCGAGTACATAATGCGCCTAAACTGAAGATATTGGGGCCTTTGTCACCCCTACTTTCCAAAATCGAGATTGCAAACCTAAACTTGCAGGTAGCAGCACCACCCTTATTGTCTCTTGCATTAAGAAAATCCTGCATAATTGATTCTAATGTCAATTTTTTTAGGGAACGATCACACCAAGCTTGAGCCATTCGATATGCACCGTGAATAATTTGGCTCTCAAGTTTGCTGGCCCTGATTTATATGCGGTTCTCAATGTCCTACGGTGCTTCCCCTGCTTGGAAAAGCTCTATGTCATTGTAAGTGATAATTTTGTTCGCTTTAAATGATAAACGAATACTTAATTCTCATGTATTCTAGTTAACTAGTTAGCAGCTACTTTAACATATATCTGTTGTGCCCTTTCGCAGTGGGACGAATCCTTACAGGCAGAGATGATCAACATGCATCAATATGAACCCCTGAATCCAATCAAATGCCTTGAGAGCCATCTCAAAAGTACTGGTGTTGAATAATTATGTAGGCAACGAGGAAGATATTGGCTTTGCCAAGTTCTTTCTTTTGAATGCGAAAGTGGTAAAAGAAATCAAATTTGGAGTGTCTAATGTGATTGGCAACGATAGGAAATGGATGAGCTATCAAGTCACGCTGCTAGAAGTCGAAAATAGAGCTTCTCAAGACGTTCAGCTGAAATTCAGCACTGGTTATTCTCACTTGGGGACGACCTATGTGGATACAAGTGACTTACCAATTGCTGATCCTTTCGACTGTCGTTTTAACTTTGCCAATGGGGTAGATCAGACGTGGCGTTTCGTTTTCTGGATCCTTGTGAACAGTAAAATTGAAAAAATAAATATGGATGTTCTCAAAAGAAGAGTATGGATGCAACCACGTTTATTGTAGTGTTCGTCAGCAGTGTACTTGTGTAAAAAAAAGGGCTAGTTCCAATCAACGTGCCATACTTTTGTTGAAGACTGAATTATCCATCCTTGTTCGCCAAAAAAAGGAAGACTGAATTATCCTTTCTTTTTCACACAGAAGTATATATGAGTTTCTAATACTGGTGAGTTAAATATTATGCTGTAACATCTGGAAAACAATGAACTCCCTCGTCTTCAACTCCAAGAACGAGAAACTCGATGTTGTTCTCAATGCTGCGCCGAGGACGCACGAAGAACATGTGGAAAAAATTGATGTTGTTCTCAAACGACTAATGGTGCTTTCGTTGCTCGTCTGCTATAATTAAGGCTACCTTGGTAGCAGCCTGGTGTGATACCTTTGATTAAACCTGAACTCTTTTTCacctctttttctctcatcttatCACTTATATTTTTTTGCACCTTGTAACCGTTTGTCAATAATGTTCAGCACTTCAGCCTGGTCTCAGGCCCACCCTACTTACAGTAAGAAAAATGCTCGCGAAAGCTCAACCTGGTACTATTAATTCTATATTTCCCTTACACCCTTGGTCCCTATTGAACAATTGATCGAGTTGTTCTAGTGGTTAAAGTATATGTGTATTCACTAACAATCATGTATTATTATTAGATATTGCATGATTAGATCATTATGGAAAGCACACGGGGAGACCATATTTCTTAGCGAGGTTCAGTGACTACATTCACATGGCATGAGAGTATGGGTCTTTCTCTCTGTGTACTTAAATCGACAAATCAATGACAAGTTTGTCAAGGCTATTAGACGCATCTTGACCACTACGCCAGCCTATGCCGATTATGCGGTCACTTTATGATCGTCTATTTAGCCTATACAAGCCTGTTGTGAATACACCGCCGACCCATATCCACATGTGAGTTTGGTGGAAGAGATACCAAGTGATCGTCCTCCAGCCGCATTTTTGTACATGCAACTGGTCCGACTCGATTGCACTAAGATGTCGTGCACGCATGTGTTCGAATCTCTGAAAAATTATCTGGGTTCGCCAGAGCCCTATCCAGGCTTGCTTTTACATTACTGTCACTTTGTTGACGATTGTCTCACGTGAAGGGGACTCCCGACCAGCTTAAGTCCTGGAAAGAGCATTCTTCCACAACCTCTCTGAAAGCCCACATCTGCCATTCCAGCC
This DNA window, taken from Triticum aestivum cultivar Chinese Spring chromosome 1D, IWGSC CS RefSeq v2.1, whole genome shotgun sequence, encodes the following:
- the LOC123164016 gene encoding putative F-box/FBD/LRR-repeat protein At5g22610 — encoded protein: MKKNSATSAAVPATNKNEAEAVPTAKNMRAAKRRRSDGTAGRRAPKRARDLPRPSHGDLISSLPDDIFEAIISLLPIKDGVRTQAVARGWRPLWRSAPLDLDATDMCSNKYKCISVVSGILCDHLGPARRFTFENICLHKSKKGYIMDDAWIERWFRSRCLDNLEELDISFRLLGNADVSRNRYPLPSSVLRLAPTLVVATFGVCRFPSEIAPCLDFPLLRHLTLWSISVSEEALHVLLSACHVLETLFLQDIRDIDCLRVSSPTLRIIWFIATPLGRQELFIEDVPHLERLLFPRLDGETIRVHNAPKLKILGPLSPLLSKIEIANLNLQGTITPSLSHSICTVNNLALKFAGPDLYAVLNVLRCFPCLEKLYVIWDESLQAEMINMHQYEPLNPIKCLESHLKSTGVE